One Mycolicibacterium doricum genomic window, CAACTAGATTGAGACCGAACAACCGGGCAGCCGAGGAGCGTCCTCCCTACTGGTGATGGGGATGGGTGACCGACCGGAGCTCAAGTCGCGGAATTCCCGCGAAGTCGGCTGGATTACATGTGTAGAGCGGCAACGCATGCGCGATCGCGCTCGCCGCGATGAGTGCGTCATACGCGCGCGCCGCGGGCTTACGCCCCGATGCGCGCAGTGCCGCCGCGACGGCGCCAAATGCCCGCGCACAATCACCATCGAACGGAAGAACATCAAAGTCCGCCTCGGCCTGCTGCAGGTGCTGCTGACGGGCACTGCGCTCGGTATCGTCGCGCGCTACGTGCGGACCTACGGAAAGCTCGGCGAGCGTTATCGCGCTAATAACCGATTCATCGGGAAGCTCGGATGGGTCGGATATCTGGCCGAGGAGGATCACCGTCGAGGTGTCCAGCATCCCCTGGCTCGAAGCTTCTGTCACAGCGACGGGTCGATCAGATTGTCGATGTCGCGCCGGAGTGCATCTGGGCTCACCTGCGGAAGATTCTTGCGGCGACGAATGAGTTCGGCTGGGCCGGCGCTGGATCGGGGCAGCGGGCGGAGCTCAGCCACCGGCGCACCGTCGCGAGTGACGACGATGCGTTCGCCGTGCTCAACGCGGCGCAGGACTTC contains:
- a CDS encoding type II toxin-antitoxin system VapC family toxin — protein: MLDTSTVILLGQISDPSELPDESVISAITLAELSVGPHVARDDTERSARQQHLQQAEADFDVLPFDGDCARAFGAVAAALRASGRKPAARAYDALIAASAIAHALPLYTCNPADFAGIPRLELRSVTHPHHQ
- a CDS encoding type II toxin-antitoxin system Phd/YefM family antitoxin; the encoded protein is MDTVTVRDLRNNGGEVLRRVEHGERIVVTRDGAPVAELRPLPRSSAGPAELIRRRKNLPQVSPDALRRDIDNLIDPSL